The nucleotide window CCAAAACGAAGAATTTGATGCAAGTGTACTTCCATTAACTTATGCTAAAAACTACTCTTTAGTTGCAAAATAGATGGAACCTGAGAAatctagaagaaaaaagaggataTAGATATTAGTTGAGTTATAATTCCATTGGtaacttaatattaattattaagacatcattaaaaaaaaaatgttttgacgatgaaaacttgtcgcaaaacaaaaattatcatgtttttaaggaaaatttaaacaattagATTTTCTTCTAACAGGTTTCAAACTTCGAAAGTTTTAAATTCGAGAAGGGTTGAAGTAAGtaattataaattagaaggaggattatctttaatattaatgttaTCCAAAGGCATGACTTTAAAAAATTGCATTGAACCTAATAAATATTCACCTTCCATGCATCATTAACTTTTCTTGGTAACAGTTTTAGTCAATTTTAAAGACGTTTTATCTGTGGTTTCCGGATCATCAAGTTTCTTAATCTTCTTCCAGTAATttgcaagaaataaaaaattaaaaatatttccaaTTAGAATCACAGTGTACAGCCTGCAgtgcttattttataaatcctGAAATTAACGGTAAAGTCCCGATGAATCAATCTTTGCACAGATTGTgggtttttaacttttttgaaTAATCAAGGGGGGTGAGAGTGAGAGctttaagagaaaagaaaagggaactaattttctttattaaagtATCATTTTTAACAATGTAAAAACTAGTTATGATGGCTCAAGAGAATCAATAGCGTCTCACTActtgtatatattaaaaaaaaatttgtgtatttttttttcttttatgatcatatatatatatatatgattcatgatcaataattaaatacttATGGGCTATCATTTATATTTCATAATGACATAATAGACGCATCATATTATCACAACAAAATTAATTGACCGTCACTATAAGAAATTGTTTATTAGTAATATATAAGTTTGTATTAAGCCAAATTACCTAAAcaatataaaacaattgaattttgtttttggtgatttactgcttatataaaaataaaacactttaacatatttttaaatcattctaTAATAATTTGTTATCATAGCCCTCAAGGTCTCATGTTTGAATCTTGTTAGTAACATTATCTTCAAACAGACATgttgtttgttaaattttttaatatttttggaacTCAAGAGATTTTTTACaagtttcatttactttttagtTTTGCTATAATTTTAAGAtaccattataattttttatttaaattttaataattgtttttcattattatgtatttgatataaaataataacattaataataagttgttcatgaaaatttaattcaagtcttcacttattttgaaaatttttaaatagatctttaacatgattttatcatatttattatatatttagctTTCAATCACCtatgaaatataaaacatactattttgatattttaaaaaaatttatttaccaATCATAAAATACTTGTTTTAAATCTTACATCATTGTCCAAGTGGTTAAGTTATATGTGAATATTCTTTGACTTGGACCCCATGGGTTTTACTCCATTTTTCTTAGGTAAACTTTATGTGGACGTTatctctttatttgttttttcaatattaggttaaGAATGAAAAAAGTTTTCATATAATTccaaatttattaaatgataCCTTGACTTactttataatttcctttttttttttggtaaactttatgtttttcagttttttttccttcatgattcatttgtgttttttcttggtAAACTTTATGTTGacccttatatattttttccaatatTAAGTCAAGAGTGCAAAAGGTTTccatataatttcaaattcattaaattcactttttaatttttttttgttttttaagagtgTTTAATAATATCATGTTACAAAACAGAGAGTTtataattacttaaaaaaaataaaaataaaaaactctcaTATGCCTAGATTTTTTctgtcctttaatttttttttcctatttttatcttaaaacattggatttttattggatttttgtatttgtatttgtttttttcttttcattttatccttcaatatttgattgattttaaattactCTTCATATACTATTTTGGTTTATTTCCAATGAAATTATCACGGTTTCAAACAAATATTCTGTCATTTGATTAGTGCTcggttgtttttccttttcatttttttttatttagatttatatttaaatacacTATAAGAAAACTATTACTTAATTTagtaatgtttttcaaataatattatagttttttataggAATTTTAACATTCCTATCCAATTATTATGtgcctaatatgaaaaaaacaactcatgaatatttattaacataaaatttatatttttttaagaatttaattttatcattatctttttcttcaattatatataaaatagagaGACTTTGTTTGAATGTTtcattttaaacttattttagaccataatgagttattttttgaaaggagtgcttttaatttacaaaatattatgaTACGAGGTTGGTAATTGGTTTTgctattatctatttttttattatattattaaataaaaaataattttaaaaaatcaaacaacgaAAGATTAGACCACACatcaacaaattataaaataaattgccaAGACGAGATTGGATAACTACACACACAtgcaaagcataaaaaaaaaaaagcaaaaacaaaaaaaacaaaatacatcaCCTCACAAACGTTCTAAACATGTGCAAAAACAATGTCAATAATTAACTTGTCTTCAACGTGGGTCCAAACTACAAATTTATTCACCATATTTGAGCTGCCACGTGTCCATTTATGCACTCAAGTGTCAAGATACAAAGGCACACACGATACCTTACCCTCACAGTTCACAACACTACAAACGACTTTGTCGGCTGTAACGTTCATGCTACAAGTCGTTCAGTTCTTCGGAcgtaaccatgaaaaaaaaccgtAGTCTAGCTATAGCTTCCTCCGTCAATAACGGCGTTGCTCTTTTATTGTGTCGTTTACTGTGGATATAGTTACATTACACTGTAAACTATGACAATGTGCTAGCGATTTTGTCATTTGAAGTAAATTTTGGGTGGAGGATAATTTCATCTGATATCATTGTAACAACCTCCACTCTTTATAActtacaaatataaatattataattcaatttaagattacagtgaatttttatttttattttttatcaaaattttaactgAGTTTTCTTTCATATCTCAGTTTCATATTAAATACatacattataattttaataaataaaacatgctAGACCACGTAATATACTATAGAAGCTTTTCTAAGTTGAATTACAATaccttaatttctaaattttttattacaataaaagataattttcaaaaagtttACACATACCAACTAAACTATATCATAAACAAAAGATGtcggaaaattaattaatatccttCATGCTGCTGAAAAgaacatgaaaatttatttaatacaaaacataattaaatcacataataaaatataatctcaTGTGATTTTAgatccctcttttttttatataacaaaacACAACTTCATTGAATTTAAGGTTACACCTTAcaccaaaattttcaattctaattttCACATTCACTTTACCGCTTAGAACTAGACATTTATCCCATAACCGGACCGAATCCTCAACTAGAGTAATAAATTACATAGTCTAAAATAGCACTAATTCTTAACCAAGACTACCAATTCACAttgttcaaaaataaaacattaattccTATACCAGAATAACTAGCTCATTGTCTAAAATCGAGCATTAGTCCCTACACCAGGACAACTAGCTCACAATGCCTAAAACTAGACGTTAGTTCTTAAATCAGAATAAATAGCTCACATTTGATATCAACttgcaaaataattcaaaagaattaataataaatggtTTTGAATTCTAACAATAAAACAATTGAACTAATGTAGGGTGCCTACGAGCTATCTGGATTTTGCACTCGACTAGCGATCCTTTACTGTTAAAGAGTGTTTGTGACCTCACCTGTACCAACAAGTACTTCATATTAGGGTAcaccaataaattaatttcctcaaactctctattattattattattattcaatcaCACAATTATGATTTAtcacttcaatattttttatttgtaaaataaatcaacatatcaattaatttaacccaATAGTTTATTTAGATAATCCTTATcagtaaaataaatcaacatatcaattaattcaataatccTTGCcggtaaaataaatcaacacacCTATTAATTCAAGCTAATAGTTTATTTAGATAATCTTTATcggtaaaataaatcaacatatcAATTAATTCGATAATCCTTACcggtaaaataaatcaacacatCTATTAATTCAACCCaataattcattttgataaTCCTTGCCAGGAAAATAAAtcaatgtattaattaattcaattcaataattcatTTCAAACACACTCATAGCACCTCTcacacaataaattaatttcctcaaactctctattcttttttgtttttatggttgaTACTAATCCCCTCTGATACTCctgatattttctttaattatctaCTATAAGACATTATTTGTAACACAATTTAcccaattacaaaaatttataacaatataatattttcctcAAATTACTCTTCAAGAACCCTAACTAGAAAAATCCAATTTCATGCATAAAACTAGAGTTTATTTCATAAATCTTGCATCTTTGGGTTTAAAACTTCTTACCAGGTATAAAAGTGAACCTTTGATTTATGATgaaattcaatcaatttcaaaattaaaaaattaaaaaaaatttgaaatccttttcctctctctatctctctcagCAGGCGACCACCAATGGAGAGGAAGAATAAAATTtcctttccttccttttttattcttattttacctttttttataaatgctTAACATcctcatattatttatttatttatttttaattttttaatccattAAAAGTTGCtacattaattttcttaatcttTCTTACTCTCGGGGTAAAGTTTCTACATAAATtccctccttttccttttctctttcttttaccaGATCATGTAAGAAAAATCTAACTAGGGTTCTTATAGGGCATATCGTCAAACATTattccaataaataataatacgAGTCTTGGGCTACATGAGTTTCTCCttcacttttagtttttttctaattatattttcgCATGCTTTGAACCACATATtcgggaaaaaaaacaacaataagaagaaaaggaacacatcaatttatttaatttttaaaaataaaaattttaatacatCTTTCTAATACTCTataagttcaaaaaaaaatattttgttatttaaaatataaattaaacatgCCCATATAAAAAGTTGTTTGACTTAAAACAAATGAAGCTAAAAATAATGATGCaatggattaatttttattaaagtcAGGTTCGGTCAATGGAGACAAATCCGAGGTGTCCCTGTTGACGATGAGGCTTCAGTCTTCCACGTACTCGTGGCTCAATTACGTCATTGGTTAATGGAGTTAAATTCATCTTGGAAATTAAGTTTTGTTGCTTTTCCAAGATAAAAAGATATCTTGGAGAAACACTagactaaattaatatatttttaaataaattttattatatttataatttttctagtttttacaaacatattatttttttattttttaaaactattttgacgttcatataatattttaacgAGAATCCATAAACtagtaaatgtaaaaaaaatgtaaatatacTTTATtgcaaagataaaaataaaataataaaaagataaagatggaAAGATAAAGAGatgtatattttttcttatttataaacACTACAAAAACGCGtcctaaatattaaaatgattaacataataacaataatcaattaacggattttttttttaattttctaacaaaaactatttaaatCGTTAGATTCGTTTTTGCAAATATAGTGAATTTACTCACCGTACCGTCCGTTACCTTCTTTAAACAGAGATGTTACCTTACTCGTGCCCATCACCACAAGTCCACAACCCCCTCTCTCTTTAAGAGACATCACAAACATCAAGAACACAACTCCACTCGACACGCTCTTTCATCTCTCATCACTACCACCATTCTTTCCGGCCAGCCGGGAAAGTAAAATTCTGATGATGTTTCCGCTCTCAAACCCTTCATCTTCACCTGAATCCCAAATCAAGAAACCAAAAACTCCACTTGATGTCCGAAGAAAAGACTCTTTCAGGTCACCTAAAGCGTTTCTTGCTGCTCATTACCCTTCCATAAACCAACCTCGGTTATGCCTTTTCCTTTCCATCTTCTTCATTcaaatcctcctcctcctcgctCTCCGCTCCATTCCTCGTTCTTTCCATCATCGCCTCCACCACTTCCCGGCTCCCGTCACTGCCCACCACCACCTCACTCCAAccctcaccaccaccaccgcctCGTTCTCCGCCAGCACAGTGAAAGAGGAGAATTCCTGCGAGTTTGGTGAAATCTTTATCTACGATCTTCCGAGTGCTTTGAACCATGAAGTGGTTAACAACTGTGATGAATTGAACCCTTGGAGTTCGAGCTGTGCTGCGTTGTCGAATAACGGATTTGGCCCTGTGGCCGCTGGAATTTCCAGCGTTGTACCGGAAAATCTTGCTGCTGCTTGGCACTGGACTGATCAGTTTGTCACTGAAGTTCTTTTCCACAACAGAATTTTGAATCATAAGTGTAGAACTAAAGACCCCAGCAATGCGACAGCCTTTTACATTCCATTCTACGTTGGACTCGCTGTCGGGAAATTTCTATGGCTCAAGAACTCATCCGCTAAAGAACGTGATTTTCACTGCGAGATGATGCTCAAGTGGGTTCAAGACCAGCCGTATTTTACAAGAAATGATGGATGGGATCATTTCTTGACGATGGGAAGGATATCCTGGGATTTTAGACGGTCCAAGGACGAGGATTGGGGTTCGAGTTGCATTCACAAGCCAGGTATGCGAAACGTTACTCGCCTTTTGATCGAGCGAAATCCCTGGGACTATTTTGATGTTGGTGTTCCTTATCCTACGGGATTCCACCCTCGATCAGACAATGATGTTGTCGAATGGCAGGATTTTGTCCGAAATCGCAACAGGAAGAGTCTTTTCTGTTTTGCTGGTGCTAAACGTAGCAAAATCAAGGATGATTTTCGAGGGCTGCTGTTGAATCACTGTAGGAACGAGTCTGATTCATGCCGAGTTGTGGATTGTGCTGGTTCTAAATGTTCTAATGAAACTTCGATAATTCTTGAAACGTTCTTGGATTCTGTTTTCTGTTTGCAGCCCAGGGGTGATAGTTTTACAAGAAGGTCGATTTTTGATTGTATGATTGCTGGTTCGATCCCGGTTTTGTTCTGGAAAAGAACTGCTTATGATCAGTATGAGTGGTTTTTGCCGGCTGAGCCAGAGAGCTATTCGGTGTTTatagatcgaaatgaagtgaaaaACGGGACTGCTTCTATTCGGAAAGTGCTTGAGAGGTACAGTGAGGATGAGATTAGGAGAATGAGGGAGAGAGTTATTGAATATATACCAAAGTTTTTGTATGCTAGACCCGATGAAGGTTTAGAGACTTTAAAGGATGCTTTTGACGTTGCCATTGATGGGGTTTTGAGGAGGTTCAAAGAGCAAGAGCAACCTGGCTACAGGTGGTAGTTGGGAGGAAATTAAGAAATGATGGTGATTTGGGTACCTGGGATCCAATTTGGGAAGATGATCACGTACCCAAGTTTATCCAGGAGAGATTTGTTACAAGAAAATTTATAGGGAAACAATTACTACAAGTCCATTCTTACAGTTCTTTTTTGTATGTATTCTTCACAATAATGTTGTGTACTACGTTTGTAATTCTTTTGAGTCTTGAGGACCAGGAATTTTCAGAAATAAATGTTGTGTAATTGGGCAGTAAAATTCATTATCTAGTGAAACTGAAGCCTTCATCGGATAGATTAGGCAGGACCACCACTTGGTGGTGGCAGTAAGGTGATCCCATGTTCTTTTTGTTGGCTGGACATGGCTAGCTATAAAGCTAGGTAGCTAGTTGGGTATACAAGAACATTCATTGCATTGGATATTGCTACAGTGTAGTAATGTTTTTTCAGGCCAATAAAGCATAAATTAAagggtaaaataatttttcacaaGTTTTAACTGGCATTACtaaaacaaaatagtttttttatatttttgctgTATATTTTAAAGGGAAAACTGGTTGGTGTATTTCATGTATGCACTAACAAGTGAGAGAAACTCATGCCTTTCAGGCGGCGTGTGTAGACTCTTTTGATAGCTAAATACAACATTTCGATACTGATTTAGTAGCAACGCACTAAGATTTCAAGGCGTGAGTCGGTGATAGACTGATAATGTGGCTtcgattggtttttttttctccttctcctttctCCGTTTTCTCCCTGGTAAAatacataagtttttttttatttgttttttgtttataatttggttacttttcttttaattactacttatttttttttatcttttgcatattaatttttttcttcaatttcacccctcatcattttaatttgatttttatatcaaatttgattctcatttatttttttaattactatttatttattttttaattgaattttattttgttttctaatttatttttatttatctaattaaatgaTAGCAGTCATGATaacttgtttttgcatttttaggAACTCTTTTGGCCTGGGGgtctggtttttttaattttttaatattttatatcgttttgatatactttaaaataaaaaaatattttaacatattaaaaataataattttaaaaatattttttatcacacaCTACAGACGTAACTGATGCAAATTGTCCAAGGTGTGATCTTGCATTAATAAA belongs to Populus nigra chromosome 18, ddPopNigr1.1, whole genome shotgun sequence and includes:
- the LOC133678178 gene encoding xyloglucan galactosyltransferase XLT2-like: MMFPLSNPSSSPESQIKKPKTPLDVRRKDSFRSPKAFLAAHYPSINQPRLCLFLSIFFIQILLLLALRSIPRSFHHRLHHFPAPVTAHHHLTPTLTTTTASFSASTVKEENSCEFGEIFIYDLPSALNHEVVNNCDELNPWSSSCAALSNNGFGPVAAGISSVVPENLAAAWHWTDQFVTEVLFHNRILNHKCRTKDPSNATAFYIPFYVGLAVGKFLWLKNSSAKERDFHCEMMLKWVQDQPYFTRNDGWDHFLTMGRISWDFRRSKDEDWGSSCIHKPGMRNVTRLLIERNPWDYFDVGVPYPTGFHPRSDNDVVEWQDFVRNRNRKSLFCFAGAKRSKIKDDFRGLLLNHCRNESDSCRVVDCAGSKCSNETSIILETFLDSVFCLQPRGDSFTRRSIFDCMIAGSIPVLFWKRTAYDQYEWFLPAEPESYSVFIDRNEVKNGTASIRKVLERYSEDEIRRMRERVIEYIPKFLYARPDEGLETLKDAFDVAIDGVLRRFKEQEQPGYRW